Below is a genomic region from Micropterus dolomieu isolate WLL.071019.BEF.003 ecotype Adirondacks linkage group LG08, ASM2129224v1, whole genome shotgun sequence.
CAGCACATccgctcgctctctccctcatgaacactgCCGCTTAAATCTGTACAACACAACACTGTAGGACAcccaacttaaaaaaaattagCAAGCAtataaggagcctagctaatcaGAGGAGCCAAGTTAACGTTAGAATAAAGCTGGGTGTCAAGGTTAGCACGTTGTTTATAGCTggtgccacagttacactgtcattctgtggggaACACTGTTCTTACAGTGCGCAGTTAGAATCAATGACGTACAACCGGCTTCATTAAATCCAACATTCGTCATCATCACCATTGTGTAATAGGAGCAGCTaaaaccacagagagagagcgagagagcgagagagacattAAAATTAGAAGTTGTGTCACATATTAAGCAACTTCAGTTTCTTTGTTCATCACACAGAGTGGAAGGAGTGAAGGGACAAAAGGCTGTTCTCCTCAAGTTCAATGATTTTTCTCCATCAGGATGATATTCAGAATGAATATCCAGCATGTTCTTTTCATCTGCTTCACATCAGGTGAGGACTGATTACCTGACAGCACACACTGCTTTTGGACATTTTCTTATGTAAAtatgttcttttttgttgttctcaTGCTCAGTAGATTGACAATTATCATCCACAGACGTGAAAATACATTCTCACAATTCAATCTTATTACCAGCCATGACAGCAGGGCTGGTATTGTTTTCACCTTTTATTTCTTGAGTGTGGGCAACTACTAGTAGCTGCGACTACCACTGCAATTTCTGCTGCTTGTAACTGTACTACTGCAACATCATATACCACataacaaacaaatgtaaaaagtgtGACTTTCTTTATGGCTAACTCATTTGTATTTAACAATAGGTTTTGTGGCAAAACATCATAATACATTTATTGCAACTGGTCAAGGGGTAAATATCTAATGTCATTCTTTTTTCCCCAGCAAGATACAGAAGGACTGATCATCTGTTTTAATATTCATCTTTTCAGGAGCACTGtgtaacagaaacacaaacaatccCACAGAAATCTACTCTGGAGATGTCCCCCTCTATACAGGGACTAAAGGAAAAAGTATCACATTTGAATTCCCCTTCAGTCTGGCTAAAGGGAGGAAGGGGTACTTATGCAAGGACGAATGCAATAAGAAAGACATTCTGGTTAGATTCACCTTTCAACATGCCCCAACTCAGCATGGAAGATACAGCATCAGATATCATGAAGGGGTTTTACAATTGACCATCGCAGAGCTGAAAACGTCTGACTCAGGGTTGTACAGGTGTGGGTTCGGCAGGCCTTCCTTATCGGATCTGTATGAGCTTGGTGAGCTCACAGTTACAGAAGGTAAGTTTCTACTGAAAGTGGTGAAAATGGCTGTGCATACTAACGTACTATTCATagaatttttaatatttttgaaatacaaaaaaaaaaacaatcagtagtttattttgatacacttatctatccatcatcaaccgcttatcttgtgtacagggtcgtggggggctagAACCAATCCCGGCTGACATCAGGCATAAGCCGGGGTACACTCTGAATAAGTCGTCAGTCCATCGTAGGGctacacatatacaaacaaccTGAATCATTCGCActgacaccaattaacctagcctgcatgtcttagGATGGTGgaaggaagccggagcacccggataGAACCCAcccagacatggggagaacatgcaaactcacacagaaaggcctagattctaataatacattttatttataatgcactttatattTCAACGAATTCTCAAAGTGCTACACTAGCAGggggttaaaaacagttcccaaaatataacaaaaacaaatagcaataaaacaccacaaaaataaagttaaaatcatGAGTGTTGAAAGGCCTTTTGAAATAGGAATGTCTTTAGGACCTTCTTAAAAATCTCCACAGTTTGTGTGAACAAAATACACATTCTAACGCACAACCTTCTTTGCTGTGAGGCCGTGTCACCctaaattagattttaaaagtACACTGTGATGTATGTTTGCTTTTCCCTGGTGATGTCAAGGCAACACTGAGTCACTTAAGTTCTGCTTTCACAGAAAGTTAAATTCAGTAGTTCCACTAAAAGGAGTCAAGTTTAGCTGCTGCCAAATAAGGCATGATTAACAATGAGGTGATGAATATTTgcacagttttattttgttccagtgaaatattaccacagagaaGATAATGTGAATACCTGCATCTCATCATTTTCACTGTTCACAGCTTTAACCACTTTTCCGACAACCACTAAGCAGTCTAAGCAGCAGTCGACTAAGGGAACAACAGGTATGGTACAGTTTATGGACACATgaatacaaaacattacaatCTTATTAACCtttgtattttgcttttgtatGTACTGAGTATAACATTACAATCCACTTTTTAGATCTTTCTCTAACAAACACGCTGTCATCTTTTCTTGAAGTGGGCTGGCAAAAGAAAGCACTGAAAATATTCAGAATACAGCATATACTTGAActattaatttttttcagtggGCCTTCCTTTAGAAgactaaaaaaaaagttttgctgCTGACCCCGCCCGCAGCATATTGCTTAGCTTCTGTGCCATTACAattctctgtttctccaaaGTGGGGACACGCTGACCGCCTTCTACAGCATgtaatacactgactatggGTGTACCTCATAAAAcccaaactatccctttaagtaATTAATATCGGGGAAAATGTTAAATATCAATTTCTcaatacaaataaatcaatCCTGTATTCTTTCAACCCAATTATGTAAATTACTTTTTCAaaagtttgtgtttgttcacTATGATGGGTTTTTTCTACCTGTAGAGAGTTTGTCAGGATTTCTGTATTAATGCAATTATGTAGATTTAGTACTACTAGTACAACTACTAACAGTTAAGTAATTCACAAGATTAGTCACTAACAGATACTCCTCTCAGGAATGAATGTCCAGAAGATGTACTATATCACAAAATACAGTATCCCTATTGTATCTTTATTGCCCATCATTGTTTTTAACTACAGTGAAATATTATCAGTATTATTgcatctcattttcatttttcacagcaCAGTTAAACACCAAGGTGTCTGACCAGTGTTCCATGAAGGAAACAGTAGGTACGTCTGCAGGTATAGCACGTTAGTCAGAGAATCAAATTCAATGTTCAATGTTGTTCTTTTAGACTTAAAGTTTTTATGGGTGGTTAAGGTGCAACACTTCACCCTGTGTGGGACTTTTGGGACTTTTTGTTAAGGCATCACTGAGTCACTGAAGTTCTGCTGTTGCATGAACTGACTTAAATACAATCCCTATTGTTACACTAAAGGAGTCAAGTTTAGCTGCTGCCAAGAAAAGTATGATTAATGATCAGGGTATTTTCCCCCCTACCTTGTGAAATATTACCACAAAGAAGTGAAGCAGTCTAAGCAGAAACTGATTGAGGAAACAGGATATACAAGTACGGTACAGTTTATGGCGTTTACTTCGTACCAGTGACTCCTCCCAGGCAAAATAAGACACCAAGCCTGGAGATAAGTCCTTTGTTAaggacaaacaacaaaatgtccCCTCACTTCTATGACCTAGGGGCTTCACTGGCTTCATCATCACTTCATCTGCAGTCTCCAATTTGTTTACGCATGGGAGAAATATCGATAAATCACACAGATAAatcattttatccaaagcgacttacatttgaggaacaacatacaagcatcaactacagatctacaactgacaatacatactagtaagagcagcaataaatactagtaagagctcacagtacgtATCACTAGTAGTAACTTTTTAGCGAGAATCTTTTATCCTTATTTTATTCCTACAACTTCTCTTGAACTTCATTTGTGTCTTTTACAGACTACACACATCCATGCATGCACCTCCTGCCCTGTGAGGGACATTAAGAAATATGCAATATAAAACCTTCCATAAAATTTAtccattttatattaataaaaaaggaCCACTCCATCAGAATTAAACTTCCATATAGTTGGGGGActcaagagagaaaaagaatggtcaaaattgaTATTCTGATTGTTATGCTCAAGTTTGGGTCAAGCTCTGCAAATGCCAGATATTACATTTCCTGTAATGCATTGCTCTTTTGTCAGACTTCACATGCGGCACctccagtttgtaacacagTTTCTCTCTCTTAGGCTATCTCAACTATGTTGTTATCTTAATCTATTCCTTATTATATTTACTTCGATCCCTACATCTTTTTAACCCTATAAAACAACTTTTCTCCACGTCTCTCACTCAGATTTCCAGCTGGTTGTCGCGATATGCGTGACAGTGGTTATTGGTGTGCTATTGGCTGTTTTTCTACTGCTGCTTTACAAATATAAGAGGACAACTGATGGTGAGTTACCTTCCCAACCTTATCTGTACATGttcattcaaacacacacatactcaaggccttcttacagttttttctttGGCTGTCCTTTTTGTTCCACAGGTTTGGACAAAAGGAGAAACTCCCACAGTACAAACATGGAGGTGACCCTTACAGGATTCCtatcaaaaatcaaaatgtgTTCATATAAAAAAAGATCAGCCAAGTCAGGTTTTTTAAACACTCAAATACCGATGTTGGCCACAAAAACCCAGTATCAGTCAGGCTAAACAATTGATCACCTCTGTGTTTCATGTGTACGGGTAATAGTGACATTGataaagatgtttttgttgttgtttttttagtttgtcaCCTATGAAAACTGTCATCCAGTCTCCACAAGTGACTCCACCTACCAGAGGCTCGATCCAGCCAGCAGGGATCAGGATCGGACCTACTTTACACTCCATAGGATGTCTAGTTCTTAAATTAAGTCATTaaaacttttttcccctcagaaGTGTGTGGTAAATTTTTTTGAAATTCAGTATCTGCTAACATGAGGTCTGCACCAGGTCGAGAAAGGATCAGAATTACATCGGTGTACAGTTTCCCACCTTTTAAAGTCATTTCTGCCTCCAGCGTTCTCTCagatcaaaacaacaaaagacgTAGATTGACGACAGTGTGAAGTAGTGTGGGGTTATAAGAGTTTTCTTCATTGTTAAACCACCATTTCTGATGACAATCTATGTGATGCAACTCAGGTAGAAATCATGTTTACGGACAAGgtaatgtatttatgtttaatttCACGTTACATTTAGTCGTGTTTCCTGACTGGTCATCTGTTGTTTGTTAATTATGGATTTCAGAACTCTGGCTTTGAACATTTGAGATTATGTAATGTGATAATGTATACAACtcaaaatatgtaattttttacattttaatctgAAAAAGTTAATCctccaataaaaaataaacacacacacacacacacacaccaagctgCTCTCAATTATTTAGGAGCCAGTTGTCACACCCTGCAGCAGATGCTCTGAACGACCATCCAAACAACTTAGACGATTTTTGACATTCAGCAAAAATGAATTGGAAAAGGGAAAATGGCAACAGGCTCCAGAGACTGCGTGACAGCTACAAGGTGGCTTCTTCAATGCTTGGTTTTATCTGACCAACAGTGCAAAACCAAATATTTTAGTTTCATGTAggacaaatcctcacatttgacaaGCTGGAATGAGCTAATTTTCagaaactgtttgttttttactcgACCATGACTAAATTAATATCCTACCCTTTGAAGATACAATGTAAATGTGTTCATCATgttacaacagggttgtaaaatgagATGCAGTTTGCAGTTCACTTTATGCTACATAAGCAAACAATTTGAATTTAATAGAGTCTCTTAATCTTTCAGTTATATATTAtcaatataatattaatatcatATTACAGCTTGTGTTGGTGGGGCACATCAACtactttatattattttggatAGTTTAATCGATACTGCAGTCTCATGTTTTATACAattattgtatgttttgtttgtaaactcTTACTCCGTGAGATAGTAGTTGCAgttaagtaaaaagtacaatgtttcCCCCTGAAATGTGGTactggagtagaagtata
It encodes:
- the LOC123975469 gene encoding uncharacterized protein LOC123975469 isoform X1, which codes for MIFRMNIQHVLFICFTSGALCNRNTNNPTEIYSGDVPLYTGTKGKSITFEFPFSLAKGRKGYLCKDECNKKDILVRFTFQHAPTQHGRYSIRYHEGVLQLTIAELKTSDSGLYRCGFGRPSLSDLYELGELTVTEALTTFPTTTKQSKQQSTKGTTAQLNTKVSDQCSMKETVDFQLVVAICVTVVIGVLLAVFLLLLYKYKRTTDGLDKRRNSHSTNMEFVTYENCHPVSTSDSTYQRLDPASRDQDRTYFTLHRMSSS
- the LOC123975469 gene encoding uncharacterized protein LOC123975469 isoform X2; this translates as MIFRMNIQHVLFICFTSGALCNRNTNNPTEIYSGDVPLYTGTKGKSITFEFPFSLAKGRKGYLCKDECNKKDILVRFTFQHAPTQHGRYSIRYHEGVLQLTIAELKTSDSGLYRCGFGRPSLSDLYELGELTVTEALTTFPTTTKQSKQQSTKGTTDFQLVVAICVTVVIGVLLAVFLLLLYKYKRTTDGLDKRRNSHSTNMEFVTYENCHPVSTSDSTYQRLDPASRDQDRTYFTLHRMSSS